One Cyanobacteria bacterium QS_8_64_29 DNA window includes the following coding sequences:
- a CDS encoding peptide ABC transporter permease, with product MAVISRRSGRAPSLSTSFLLVGALLTAAFVTIALLAPAFEAWGWLRDPTASLSNPVREPPGAEYWFGTNRQGYDIFARTLFGMRAALQVVVAATAFSLTVGVPLGLIGGYLGGKVDRVLLFFMDTIYTLPPLLLSITLAFAIGQGIINAAAAIGIAYIPQYYRVVRNHTASLKSELFVEAAQASGATPARIISRHLFANVMQNIPVLFTLNAADAIFVLGGLGFLGLGLPPEVPEWGYALRQALGALPTGIWWPAFFPGMAMTLTVVGLSLLGEGLSEVFHPRWRNVR from the coding sequence ATGGCTGTTATCTCCCGCCGCTCTGGCCGAGCGCCCAGCCTCTCGACAAGCTTTCTGCTGGTGGGCGCCCTACTGACCGCCGCGTTCGTCACTATTGCGTTGCTGGCCCCCGCCTTTGAGGCCTGGGGATGGCTGCGCGATCCCACCGCGTCGCTGAGCAATCCCGTGCGCGAGCCGCCGGGGGCCGAGTATTGGTTCGGCACCAACCGCCAAGGCTACGATATCTTCGCCCGCACGCTGTTTGGCATGCGCGCGGCCCTGCAGGTGGTGGTGGCCGCGACAGCCTTCAGCCTGACTGTGGGCGTGCCGCTGGGCCTGATTGGCGGTTACCTGGGCGGCAAGGTGGATCGCGTCCTGCTGTTTTTTATGGACACGATCTACACGCTGCCGCCGCTACTGCTATCGATTACCTTGGCGTTTGCCATCGGCCAGGGCATCATCAATGCCGCGGCTGCCATCGGCATTGCCTACATTCCGCAGTACTATCGCGTCGTGCGCAATCACACTGCCAGCCTCAAATCCGAGTTGTTTGTGGAGGCGGCTCAGGCGTCCGGTGCCACCCCTGCCCGCATTATCTCGCGCCACCTGTTTGCCAACGTGATGCAAAACATCCCCGTGCTGTTTACGCTCAATGCGGCCGACGCCATTTTTGTCTTAGGCGGGCTAGGGTTTTTGGGCCTGGGCTTGCCACCCGAGGTCCCCGAGTGGGGCTACGCGCTGCGGCAAGCCCTCGGGGCCCTGCCTACCGGCATCTGGTGGCCGGCGTTTTTCCCCGGCATGGCCATGACGCTCACGGTGGTCGGGCTCTCGCTGCTGGGGGAGGGCCTGAGCGAGGTCTTCCATCCGCGTTGGCGCAACGTCCGCTAG
- a CDS encoding GNAT family N-acetyltransferase, translating into MADGAIYSAVWHGQLAEIPQADWDALAQPLASPFLEWAWLNALEASGSVAPQWGWQPCHLTLWRDRALVAAAPLYLKSHSYGEFIFDHQWAALARRLGVRYYPKLLGMAPFTPAIGYRFLTAADEDEGTLVARLVAEIDRFCHERGIAGCHLLFVEPQWRHWLEQNGFCSWLHHSYVWQNQNFGSFEDYLQAFNANQRRNIKRERKAVAKAGLRTEVLAGEDIPAWLFPEIYRFYSDTCERFFDISKYLTRAFFEQLYPEFRHRVVLALAYPQDEPDYPVGLSFCVRKGDRLYGRYWGCLQDYDALHFEACYYKPLEWAIAQGIQSFDPGAGGTHKMRRGFPATPNYSLHRFYDARMSQILHAYIDDINAMEREEIAAINQDLPLKSVPADVLS; encoded by the coding sequence ATGGCGGACGGGGCAATCTATTCGGCGGTTTGGCACGGGCAACTGGCCGAGATCCCGCAGGCGGACTGGGATGCGCTGGCTCAGCCCCTAGCGAGCCCGTTTTTGGAGTGGGCGTGGCTCAACGCCCTCGAGGCCTCCGGCAGCGTTGCCCCCCAATGGGGGTGGCAGCCCTGCCACCTAACGCTGTGGCGCGATCGCGCCCTCGTGGCAGCCGCACCGCTCTATCTCAAAAGCCACAGCTATGGCGAGTTCATCTTCGACCACCAATGGGCGGCCCTGGCGCGGCGCCTGGGGGTGCGCTACTACCCCAAGCTGTTGGGCATGGCACCGTTTACCCCCGCGATCGGCTACCGCTTTTTGACTGCCGCCGATGAGGATGAGGGCACGCTAGTGGCGCGCCTAGTGGCCGAAATCGATCGCTTTTGCCACGAGCGCGGCATTGCGGGGTGCCACTTGCTGTTTGTCGAGCCGCAGTGGCGGCACTGGCTGGAGCAAAACGGCTTTTGCAGCTGGCTGCACCACAGCTACGTCTGGCAGAACCAAAACTTTGGCAGCTTTGAGGACTACCTGCAGGCCTTTAACGCCAACCAGCGGCGCAACATCAAGCGGGAGCGCAAGGCCGTGGCCAAGGCCGGGCTGCGAACGGAGGTGCTGGCAGGCGAGGACATCCCGGCGTGGCTGTTCCCCGAGATCTATCGCTTCTACAGCGACACCTGCGAGCGCTTCTTTGACATCAGCAAGTACCTAACGCGCGCTTTTTTCGAGCAGCTGTATCCGGAGTTTCGCCACCGCGTGGTTCTGGCCCTGGCCTACCCCCAAGACGAGCCGGACTACCCGGTGGGCCTCTCGTTCTGCGTGCGCAAAGGTGATCGCCTCTACGGGCGCTATTGGGGCTGCCTGCAGGACTACGACGCCCTGCACTTTGAAGCCTGCTACTACAAGCCGCTGGAGTGGGCGATCGCCCAGGGCATCCAGAGTTTTGACCCCGGCGCCGGCGGCACGCACAAAATGCGCCGCGGCTTTCCGGCCACGCCCAACTACAGCCTGCACCGCTTCTACGATGCCCGTATGAGCCAAATCCTGCACGCCTACATTGACGACATCAACGCCATGGAGCGCGAGGAAATCGCCGCCATCAACCAGGATCTGCCCCTCAAGTCGGTGCCGGCAGACGTCCTGAGCTAG
- a CDS encoding alpha/beta hydrolase, which yields MSPSPAAMTFAQHGWADRAGSIRQLVGTASPAQTAVVAPDLGWWRTWWRLPPLIDAVEAQAAACLARYPQCPMRIVGHSMGGLLWLELLARHPEWWPRVRSLVLLASPVGGAALARAIDPLGLGLGMAKDLGVNRRAIAERIAAAMPTLVVAGNWRYGSDGTILLRATRVQGAQFISLALPHPQLRSHPALVPVLQRFWARTEPHLA from the coding sequence GTGAGCCCCTCCCCCGCGGCCATGACCTTCGCCCAACACGGCTGGGCCGACCGGGCCGGCAGCATCCGGCAGCTGGTGGGCACCGCCTCCCCGGCCCAGACCGCCGTCGTTGCCCCCGATCTGGGCTGGTGGCGCACCTGGTGGCGCCTGCCGCCGCTGATCGATGCTGTCGAGGCCCAGGCCGCCGCCTGCCTGGCACGCTATCCCCAATGCCCAATGCGCATCGTGGGGCACTCCATGGGCGGACTGCTGTGGCTGGAGCTACTGGCGCGCCACCCCGAGTGGTGGCCGCGGGTGCGCTCGCTGGTGCTGCTGGCTTCCCCAGTAGGGGGAGCGGCCCTGGCGCGCGCCATCGATCCGCTGGGGCTGGGCCTGGGCATGGCCAAAGATTTGGGCGTCAACCGGCGCGCGATCGCCGAGCGGATTGCGGCCGCCATGCCCACGCTGGTAGTGGCCGGGAATTGGCGCTACGGCAGCGACGGCACGATCTTGCTGCGCGCGACGCGGGTGCAGGGGGCGCAGTTTATCTCGCTGGCGCTGCCCCACCCGCAGCTGCGAAGTCACCCCGCCCTAGTGCCGGTGTTGCAACGGTTCTGGGCGCGCACCGAGCCCCACCTCGCCTAG
- a CDS encoding acyl-CoA thioesterase: protein MPPSPPSDRLPTDAPQPEGELQAYAQAWFDYPIRVHPHHTDYAGVVWHGNYLTWMEEARIECLRSMGIDYSHLAALGYDLPVVELALRYHQVLRMGEAATVKTRLAQRTGARIIWDYRIQAPEGDPTYVTGQVTLVALDRERGKILRQLPAVVQEALAQRAP, encoded by the coding sequence GTGCCCCCCTCGCCCCCATCTGACCGGCTGCCCACCGATGCCCCCCAGCCCGAGGGGGAGCTCCAGGCCTACGCCCAGGCCTGGTTCGACTATCCCATCCGCGTCCATCCCCACCACACCGATTACGCAGGCGTCGTTTGGCACGGCAACTACCTCACCTGGATGGAGGAAGCCCGCATCGAGTGCCTGCGCTCGATGGGCATTGACTACAGCCACTTGGCCGCGTTGGGCTACGACCTACCGGTGGTGGAACTGGCCCTGCGCTACCACCAGGTGCTGCGCATGGGAGAAGCCGCCACGGTCAAAACGCGCCTGGCCCAGCGCACGGGCGCCCGCATTATTTGGGACTATCGCATCCAAGCCCCGGAGGGTGACCCCACCTACGTAACGGGGCAGGTGACGCTGGTGGCCCTTGATCGCGAGCGCGGCAAAATCCTGCGCCAGCTCCCGGCGGTGGTTCAGGAAGCGCTGGCCCAACGCGCGCCGTGA
- a CDS encoding gamma-glutamylcyclotransferase codes for MTQAASAPEGSFYYFAYGSCMCPVDLKRSLGERVHLYLVGPAALAGYRLGFYHYSASRDCGVLDVVPDAGATVNGVLYCLPWHLSEGLDRREEVPTNGYRRETVSVRCNGTRYTGVRTYTVVNKTSEEIPPNDWYCQVVLRGAATCGLPEHYYWYLFDRMHQWQARREALARPA; via the coding sequence ATGACCCAAGCTGCATCCGCCCCCGAGGGATCCTTTTACTACTTTGCCTACGGCTCCTGCATGTGCCCAGTCGATCTGAAGCGATCGCTGGGCGAGCGGGTGCATTTGTATCTGGTGGGACCGGCGGCGCTGGCGGGCTACCGGTTGGGCTTCTACCACTACTCGGCCAGTCGCGACTGCGGCGTGCTGGATGTCGTGCCGGATGCGGGCGCCACTGTCAACGGCGTACTCTACTGCCTGCCGTGGCATTTGAGCGAGGGCCTCGACCGGCGCGAGGAAGTCCCCACCAACGGCTACCGGCGCGAGACCGTCTCCGTGCGCTGCAACGGCACCCGCTATACCGGGGTGCGCACCTATACGGTCGTCAACAAAACCAGCGAGGAGATCCCGCCCAACGACTGGTACTGCCAGGTGGTGCTGCGCGGCGCCGCCACTTGCGGCTTGCCAGAGCACTACTATTGGTACTTATTCGACCGCATGCACCAGTGGCAGGCGCGCCGCGAGGCGCTGGCCCGCCCGGCTTGA
- a CDS encoding copper resistance protein CopZ, translating to MTATTPLQLNVPDMACQGCADAIAQAVRRHDPDSQLEADLERKTVWLHTSASEAQVAEAIRNAGYSVA from the coding sequence ATGACTGCCACAACCCCGCTACAACTGAACGTTCCGGACATGGCCTGCCAGGGCTGCGCGGATGCGATCGCCCAGGCCGTGCGCCGCCACGATCCCGACAGCCAGCTCGAGGCCGACCTCGAGCGCAAGACCGTGTGGCTGCACACGAGCGCCTCTGAAGCTCAAGTCGCCGAGGCCATCCGCAACGCCGGCTACAGCGTCGCCTAG